In Candidatus Cohnella colombiensis, one DNA window encodes the following:
- the plsY gene encoding glycerol-3-phosphate 1-O-acyltransferase PlsY has product MLTSIIAIVLSYLIGSISFSILFARWLRKIDIRQHGSGNAGATNTLRVLGVGPAICVFLLDAVKGIVAVLLGLWLGDDQSWIPVLCGLLAIAGHNWPIYFRFKGGKGIATTVGVLATLAFFPTLIAGITAIIIITLTRYVSLGSLIFAVLLPILVFCFGFDSARFWGALMIAVLAIVRHRKNIVKLIQGTENKLGRSKKGEPHGA; this is encoded by the coding sequence TTGCTTACGTCGATCATTGCCATTGTGCTTAGTTATTTGATTGGCTCGATTTCATTTAGTATTTTGTTCGCACGTTGGTTACGAAAAATCGATATTCGTCAGCATGGAAGTGGAAATGCTGGCGCAACGAACACGTTGCGAGTGTTAGGTGTAGGTCCGGCGATTTGCGTGTTTTTGCTTGATGCAGTTAAAGGGATTGTAGCTGTTCTACTTGGACTATGGCTAGGCGACGATCAAAGCTGGATTCCAGTCTTGTGTGGTCTATTAGCGATTGCTGGTCATAATTGGCCGATTTACTTCCGATTTAAAGGGGGTAAAGGGATCGCAACCACCGTTGGTGTTTTGGCAACGCTTGCGTTCTTTCCTACTTTAATTGCGGGTATAACTGCTATTATCATCATTACATTAACGCGATACGTATCATTGGGCTCGCTAATTTTTGCAGTTTTACTTCCTATTCTAGTGTTTTGCTTTGGGTTTGATTCGGCGCGCTTCTGGGGTGCTTTGATGATTGCTGTACTTGCAATCGTTCGTCACCGCAAAAATATCGTGAAATTAATTCAAGGTACAGAAAATAAGCTCGGACGCAGCAAAAAGGGTGAACCTCATGGTGCATAA
- the der gene encoding ribosome biogenesis GTPase Der: MARPVIAIVGRPNVGKSTIFNRIIGDRLAIVEDKPGITRDRIYGTGEWIGRTFSVIDTGGIEIDGDDKMLVSIRAQAELAIEEADVIIFMADAKAGVTNADEEVAQLLFRSGKPIVLAVNKVDNLQRMDDIYEFYGLGFGEPVALSGSHGTGIGDLLDAAVHKLPVTEDEEYEADIIKVALIGRPNVGKSSLINAILGEERVIVSPVAGTTRDAIDTPFEKDGQRYVLIDTAGMRKRGKVYESTEKYSVMRAMKAIERADVVLVVINGEEGIIEQDKHIAGYAHENGKAAIFVVNKWDIVEKDDKTMQRFTTTIRDHFLFMSYAPIVYLSAKTKQRLTKLFPVINHVAEQHSRRVPTHVLNDVISDAVAMTPPPTDKGKRLRINYVTQVAVKPPTLLIFVNEPELMHFSYERYLENKIRAVFEFEGTPLRLFARRKSDQE, translated from the coding sequence ATGGCACGACCCGTTATAGCAATTGTTGGCCGGCCGAATGTCGGGAAATCAACGATATTTAACCGGATCATTGGAGATCGACTAGCTATTGTCGAAGATAAACCGGGGATTACACGCGATCGAATATATGGCACTGGCGAATGGATTGGACGTACTTTTAGTGTTATTGACACTGGGGGTATTGAAATAGATGGAGATGATAAGATGCTCGTTTCGATTCGTGCGCAAGCTGAGCTTGCTATCGAAGAAGCGGACGTCATTATCTTCATGGCGGATGCAAAAGCTGGTGTAACGAATGCGGATGAAGAAGTTGCGCAGTTGCTGTTCCGTTCAGGTAAGCCGATCGTATTAGCGGTTAACAAAGTTGATAATCTGCAGCGTATGGACGATATTTATGAATTTTATGGACTTGGCTTTGGCGAGCCTGTTGCGCTATCTGGTTCCCATGGAACGGGTATCGGCGATTTGCTCGATGCTGCTGTTCATAAGCTTCCGGTTACTGAAGACGAAGAATACGAAGCTGATATTATTAAGGTTGCTTTGATTGGTCGTCCGAACGTAGGGAAATCGTCGCTGATCAATGCGATTTTGGGTGAAGAACGAGTTATTGTTAGTCCTGTTGCAGGCACAACGCGCGACGCGATCGACACACCTTTCGAAAAGGATGGGCAAAGATATGTGCTCATCGACACTGCTGGCATGCGGAAGCGCGGCAAAGTGTATGAATCCACTGAAAAGTATAGTGTTATGCGTGCGATGAAGGCGATTGAACGAGCAGATGTCGTGCTTGTCGTTATCAACGGTGAAGAAGGTATAATTGAGCAAGATAAACATATTGCAGGCTATGCACATGAGAATGGCAAGGCAGCGATCTTCGTCGTGAATAAGTGGGATATTGTCGAGAAGGATGATAAGACGATGCAACGCTTTACAACGACGATTCGAGACCATTTCCTATTCATGTCTTATGCGCCAATCGTATATTTATCTGCTAAGACGAAGCAACGGCTTACGAAGCTGTTTCCAGTCATTAACCATGTGGCTGAGCAACATTCACGCCGAGTGCCGACACACGTTCTCAATGACGTTATTTCTGATGCAGTAGCTATGACTCCTCCACCTACGGATAAAGGGAAGAGATTGCGCATTAACTATGTGACTCAAGTTGCAGTTAAGCCGCCAACGCTGCTTATTTTTGTTAATGAGCCAGAGTTGATGCACTTTTCGTACGAACGTTATTTGGAAAATAAAATTCGTGCTGTATTCGAGTTTGAAGGAACGCCGCTGCGCTTGTTCGCACGACGCAAGTCGGATCAGGAATAG
- a CDS encoding NAD(P)H-dependent glycerol-3-phosphate dehydrogenase, with the protein MHKKVAVLVAGSWGTALARVLADNRCAVQLWTRNAAQAEEINTTHRNEKYLPHAELPKGIRATTDLAEAVQDAEAILFVAPSIAMREVAKLAAPYVHKDALILHATKGFEGESLKRMSTVISEELGRPEGDIVVLSGPSHAEEVVNRLPTTIVVASSDIARAEAAQDLFMNNTYFRVYTNPDQIGVETAGAIKNIIALGAGLSDGLGFGDNAKAALITRGLAEIARLGTAMGANPMTFAGLAGIGDLIVTCTSQHSRNWRAGSMLAQGLELEQVLEQMGMVVEGVRTTKAAHALAAKYNVEMPITDQLFSVLFQGSSPERAVGALMGRVRTHEIEEIASATPSKWLR; encoded by the coding sequence GTGCATAAAAAAGTAGCAGTACTCGTTGCAGGAAGCTGGGGTACTGCGTTAGCACGCGTATTGGCTGACAATCGGTGCGCTGTGCAATTATGGACAAGGAACGCAGCTCAAGCGGAAGAAATTAATACGACACATCGCAACGAGAAGTATTTGCCTCATGCAGAGCTGCCAAAGGGGATAAGAGCGACGACAGATTTGGCGGAAGCTGTTCAAGATGCTGAAGCGATTTTGTTCGTTGCTCCTTCCATTGCGATGCGGGAAGTCGCTAAGCTGGCTGCTCCATATGTACATAAAGATGCGTTAATCCTTCATGCAACGAAAGGGTTTGAGGGCGAATCGTTGAAGCGGATGTCTACAGTGATATCTGAGGAATTAGGGCGACCAGAAGGTGATATCGTCGTACTGTCTGGACCTAGCCATGCGGAGGAAGTCGTTAATCGGTTACCGACAACAATCGTCGTTGCTTCATCGGATATTGCTCGTGCAGAAGCTGCACAAGACTTATTTATGAATAATACTTATTTCCGAGTTTATACGAATCCTGATCAAATTGGTGTAGAGACGGCGGGGGCAATTAAGAACATTATTGCGCTAGGAGCAGGGTTATCTGACGGTCTTGGCTTTGGCGACAATGCGAAGGCAGCGCTCATTACACGAGGCTTGGCAGAGATTGCACGCTTAGGCACAGCGATGGGTGCCAATCCGATGACCTTCGCTGGTCTTGCGGGCATTGGAGATCTGATCGTAACTTGTACGAGTCAGCACAGTCGCAACTGGCGTGCAGGCTCGATGCTCGCTCAAGGACTTGAGCTTGAGCAGGTGCTTGAGCAAATGGGTATGGTCGTAGAAGGCGTTCGTACGACGAAAGCAGCGCACGCACTTGCAGCAAAGTACAATGTTGAGATGCCGATAACAGATCAACTCTTTTCCGTATTATTCCAAGGATCATCACCTGAACGTGCTGTCGGTGCATTGATGGGTCGTGTTCGCACTCACGAAATCGAGGAGATTGCCTCTGCGACTCCAAGCAAGTGGCTACGTTAA
- a CDS encoding X2-like carbohydrate binding domain-containing protein, which yields MVDTTSTVNNSSITPTTASFDKKTANQADIAVTMTLNGNTLSSVKNGTATLVSGTDYTISGTAVTIKKSYLAAQSVGTTTLTFNFSAGTAATLAVSIVDTTSTTSGSFKIQMYSGTTTASSNTINPRIKIINTGTTAISMANVKLRYYYTADATTSQAFWCDWSHVGSTNVTGTFVTMATAKTNADTYLEIGFTSAAGSLAAGDSAEIQIRFARSDWSNYNQSNDYSFSTTGSSYADWTKMTGYISGTLQWGIEP from the coding sequence ATTGTCGATACGACGTCGACGGTAAATAATTCGTCCATTACTCCGACGACGGCATCGTTCGATAAGAAAACAGCTAACCAAGCCGATATTGCTGTTACGATGACGCTTAATGGCAATACACTCTCTAGCGTCAAGAACGGTACGGCAACTCTCGTATCTGGTACAGATTACACGATATCCGGTACAGCTGTGACGATTAAGAAAAGCTACTTGGCTGCACAATCAGTCGGTACGACGACGCTAACGTTCAACTTCAGCGCCGGCACAGCCGCTACGCTCGCTGTTTCAATTGTCGATACGACATCGACAACGAGTGGCAGCTTTAAAATCCAAATGTACAGCGGCACCACGACTGCATCTAGCAACACGATCAACCCTCGTATCAAAATCATTAACACAGGCACAACGGCAATTTCTATGGCCAACGTGAAGCTTCGCTATTACTACACGGCTGATGCTACGACTTCACAAGCATTCTGGTGCGATTGGTCGCATGTCGGAAGCACGAACGTCACCGGTACTTTTGTAACGATGGCGACTGCGAAGACGAATGCTGACACCTATTTGGAAATCGGCTTCACGAGCGCAGCTGGCTCGCTAGCGGCAGGCGACTCAGCCGAGATTCAAATTCGCTTCGCACGCAGCGACTGGAGCAACTACAACCAGTCAAATGACTACTCCTTCAGCACGACAGGCTCCAGCTACGCTGATTGGACCAAGATGACAGGCTACATCTCCGGAACTCTTCAATGGGGGATCGAGCCGTAA
- a CDS encoding YIEGIA family protein, which yields MFSWLNTHLDTASVIIGTTFGLLARVLMLRSDYRQYPAYPHGKVIHLSLGLIAGALGAVAVPALFNKDYTAITFLALAAQQFREVRNMERNTLTKIDQLELVPRGVAYIEGIAVVFEGRNYLAILTAFMASLFVMLIGWWCGIIVGILCIGVVFRLMRGTTIKVIAQIERADVVFDGPNLYVGDVYMMNVGLDENRDIIAHEGMGFILTPKNDDAKVTIANLGQRQAILYDVSTRLGVYRDDGDPMLLPISKLGLRTGKLGLLVLPREKDWDKAIEAVNSVPLLESAVRKPTVANRKSTQEG from the coding sequence ATGTTCTCCTGGCTGAATACTCACTTAGACACTGCATCGGTAATCATTGGAACTACCTTCGGATTATTAGCTAGGGTGCTGATGCTGCGAAGTGATTATCGTCAGTACCCAGCATACCCGCATGGAAAAGTTATTCATCTTTCTCTCGGATTGATAGCAGGTGCACTGGGTGCAGTTGCAGTTCCGGCACTGTTCAATAAAGACTATACGGCGATAACATTTTTAGCGCTTGCAGCGCAACAATTTCGTGAAGTTCGTAATATGGAACGCAATACACTGACGAAAATCGATCAATTAGAATTGGTCCCGCGCGGTGTCGCTTATATTGAAGGAATTGCTGTTGTGTTCGAAGGGCGCAATTACTTAGCCATTCTTACAGCTTTCATGGCTAGTTTGTTCGTTATGCTTATCGGTTGGTGGTGTGGCATCATCGTCGGGATACTTTGCATCGGTGTCGTATTTCGACTTATGCGAGGGACGACAATTAAAGTAATTGCACAGATCGAGCGAGCGGATGTGGTTTTTGATGGACCCAACCTCTATGTGGGCGATGTCTATATGATGAATGTAGGGCTTGATGAAAATCGGGACATTATTGCACATGAAGGGATGGGTTTTATACTGACACCGAAAAATGATGACGCAAAGGTTACAATTGCGAATCTAGGGCAGCGGCAAGCCATATTGTATGATGTGTCCACAAGATTAGGTGTTTATCGTGACGATGGAGATCCGATGCTGCTCCCCATCAGCAAGCTTGGCCTTCGAACAGGTAAGCTAGGATTGCTTGTGCTACCTCGTGAGAAGGATTGGGATAAAGCCATTGAGGCCGTTAATAGTGTCCCGCTCTTAGAATCCGCTGTTCGAAAGCCAACGGTTGCGAATCGCAAAAGCACGCAGGAGGGGTAA
- a CDS encoding stage VI sporulation protein F, which yields MDNKFSKDILGAVNKKTGKNISEGAIKKIASNVNSGTLQSEVQIRNLIKQVSAMAKVPVSEETTKEIINAVKKSGMSLNNLESLVKMMIKK from the coding sequence ATGGATAACAAATTTTCGAAGGACATCCTAGGCGCAGTTAATAAGAAAACAGGAAAAAATATATCCGAAGGCGCAATCAAAAAAATTGCGAGCAACGTAAACTCAGGAACGCTTCAAAGTGAAGTACAAATCCGTAATTTGATTAAGCAAGTATCGGCAATGGCGAAAGTTCCTGTATCGGAAGAGACGACCAAGGAAATCATTAACGCCGTCAAGAAAAGCGGGATGAGCTTGAACAACTTGGAATCTCTTGTGAAGATGATGATTAAGAAGTAA